The genomic DNA CCAGACGGCACCATTGTTACACCAACACGCACGCGCTGCACAGCCACGCCAGAACTCAGTCATGGTCCGGGTTAGCAGAAATGCCCATCTGCTTGATCCTCATGCCAGGAGCAACCTTGTCCATCTCATCCTTGGTCCAGTACGCCTTCTCAGCAGCACTCAGATCAAACGTCTCGTCCAACTTCCTCTGCAAGACAGGAGCGGACTCCCATCCCTTGTGGCTGTCATGTAGCCACAGGCGCATGATGTACCGCTGGTTCCACACATCATCCGGCGAGTCAACAAATCCAGCACGTGCATGGAGAACAGCAAAGTTATTGATGAACAACAAATCTCCAGCCTCGGGAACAATCCGAAGGTTAACACGCGTAGCGGCCTCCTGGACCCGATTAAGAGCAGCAATCCTCTCGGGTGTAAGCTGTGGAGCATCAGGCGAGAAAGGGATGGCGGGATTCGCCCCCAAGAACGTAACAGCCATATTGATCTGaagctggttgttgtggaACCCAATCACGGGCCTGTTGAAGGTCCTAGTGATGGTTTGATTTGGGCCGGGGCGGTGGACGCGCTCCCAGTACCAATTCTCGGAGAGAATGCGCAAGACTTCGGGGTCTCGCTTCATGAGGTCGTTGTAGATTGAGGCAATGGGGGCGAGATACTGGTCTCCTCCTTCGAGGGGAGTGCTTTGGACGAAGAGAGAGACCATGTCACCGACGTCGATGTCGGTGTGAAATGTCATGGGCTTGGCGAGCTCGAGAGGACTAAGCTTTTGCGAGAGTTGGGCACGGGAGCGGTCACGGATGTGGTCTTGGGAAAAGTTTAGCTTTTGCTTTCAGTCTCTAAAGCAGGAAGTCTCACCAATGTTTCTTGCACGCTGATCAGCAATGTAGCTGGTGATGCCGGCGTAGAGGATCACACATTCCTCGTCTGTATAAGCCGAGGGGTTGATGCCACGGATACGGTGGAATCCTCGGCCGTTGTACACATGGTCCGTGACTTTCTGGAGCCGTTTGGCGAGTCCCTGAGAAAGAGGGAATGTGGTAGGGTCTGCATGGCCACGGGAAAGGCCCAGGGCTGGTGGGCAAGTGTCAGTTGATGACGTGGGCTGCATATGAGTGACACATGTGTTACCTTGGAAGTGTTTGATGGCAGAGTTGAGCTCCTCAATATCTTGGCTTGAGAGCTTGTCAGTGAAAACATCAGTGTTGGATTCAAAGTCGGCACCAGTCCATGCCAGGTCACCGGTGAGCTCTTTAGGCCAGTCGGCGGAGCTAGGGCAGTCCATTGTTCAGGATCTTGTCTGAGTCGTGCAATTTCTCCCTTGGAAGTTCAAGTATGATGAGATTGGAGAGAGAGTAGTGGGTACAGAACTTGATCTTCAAGACCCCGATTCTCACCGGGACTCATGTCTGCATATATACCCTTCATCCATTGCATCCAGCTCATGAACGTGAATGCCCTCGATGCGGCTCAACTGCGTATTCCACCTATTCCACAAGGCTATGAGGCTCAAATCGAGGCTCTGAGCTAACTGCcgggccaagaagaagcttcAGGGGTGTAGCTTATGTGAACACATGCAGAGcggttggggtggtgtgcTAACCGAGCGTGCTATTTGTTGCCAGACCAAGAATGAAGCAGAAGTGCAACAATAAGTCTCTCACACTGTGCAGAGGTGATAAGCAGAGCCTCAAGCCATCGGGACACAGCATCCGAAACAGTCTAAGTTCGGGACGGAAGACTGTCAGCGTGACCACGGACTGAGCCGATTCCGCGTGGAGAGCCAATGATCGAGGGTTGTGATGAAGAAAATGGGCTGTTGATATATGAAACCCCCACGATAACATTCGGGCTTGCATGGTAGGATACTATGTCACGGATCCAATGACTTCAGAGTGATAAACATTGGTAGGATGGTGAGTAAACACGGGTTAGGTAATGACATTCTGGACCTTGTTTTCAATGAGGCTCTTCGCACGCGATAGCCCGTAATGATGAGTGGAAGGAGGGATAAACAAAATGAATGGAATCAGTTGAGTGCCCAAAGAAGGAAACTCGGCGAGATGGGAGTCGTTGACTTTTGCCACTGTGTTCACCGTCTGTGGTTGATCCAGCAAATGATTTCCTCGGCAGCCCCAATTGGTTGGTTTCCAATGATGCAAGACTCGAGACAAGATGATGAACTGCTCCTGATTCAACTCTGGACCAGTCATACAGGGCTAGCCGCCTTCACCATCCAGCAAATGGAACGGATGTTACCGTGTCTAGGCAGTTAGGTATCCAAGgacacctccaccagccgATAAACGTCGGCATACACCGGTCTAGAGTGCCATATCCCAGATTCTATGTACATGCTTCCCCCCCTAATTATGTTAAACCGACTGTGTCACACAGCTTCTGAGTAGCCATCAGGCCCTTAGAGCCGATCAGGTGTTAGGATCTGCTTCACTCGTTCACCCGAATAGGCAATCATTTCCAGAACTACAAAGACTTGGTAATTTTGTGACACATATATTGTCTTTCAACGAGGATGGCATCTCCGGTTTCTGCTCTAGATAGCTTGTTATCACAGGCGTAAAGGCTTTCGTCAAATCATCAAACAGCCAAGCATATGTGACTACGGATCGTGTAATTTTGACCGCATTCGGCCCTCAAGCGTAGCGGGACCGTCTATGTTTGGCTGAACAGCTTGACATAGGTATGACTAAAGGAATTTCAGGGCGTAGGCTCTCATCAAACTCGTCTTTCAATTCCGTTTCTTTTGCCTAGTTCTCGATGCTTACCTATATGTtcagcctcctcaccagctcTATATCCGATTCCCGCCGCTGAagcccactcccacccctaTCATATATGGACGTTGTCACTGGGCCGTACCCCTCCACTTTCTTCCGCAGAAAGCCGAGCCAGACGAAAGATAAAAGTATCAGTCCCACAGCGACAATAGCCATACCCAGTGACACacccacaaccccaccaagtGGCATTTCTAACCTGAAGCCTACGAAGCTCAGACCAATGAGGAGACCTGAGAGAACGGTGAATATCAAGAGCATATAGATCGTGCTGGCAGTGGTGAGGGCTGTCATGAACTTTATGAGACGGTTGCCAACCCGCCCGATGGAAGGCCAGTTGATGCTGCGAGCGATCGTGCTCGGGATGGTGTGGGTGACAGCGGTCTGGACGGTGGAGAAGTATAGCGCAAGGTATGTGACAGCGGTGACGCCTATGGACACTCCCAGCCATCGTGGCCAGGTGTATTGGTCTTGAAATTCCTACCAAGATGTGTGAGTTATGAACAAGGGAAATAAGTTAGGGCACTTACAATTACGTTCATCCCAAAAACAGCAGCAATGAAGCTCAGTGGTataaagaagaaggccagtTGTGTAAGCTTCGATATCGACTCGGCTTGGGCGATGGCCCGCTGGCTCTCTAAAATGCTGAGGGTCGACATAAGCGCTTGAAAAGCCGTTTCGACTCTATTTCGAATCGCCTCGAGTTCAGCGTTGATCTGGTTGAGTCGCCATGCTATTACTTGCTCCGAGTCATCGCCGTACGGCGGGACCAACTGACGGGGCCTCTCCTTGGTGTGCTGCTCAAGTTTCTCCATCATATACCGGACAGAGACCCgaaggttggcgagggtgttCCGCCATCGACCAAGATAATCTCTCCACTGCGGCACCGAGGAGCGCAGCTGCTCGTCTTCGCCCAAATACAATTCGACCTCGTCCAACCCCCGACCCAGCTCGAACAGGATGGTTGGCatatcatccaccacaaAACCAAGCATCGTTTGTATGAGCCAAGTATCGTTTTGTCTTCCTTGAAACGGACTCGGGGCATCTAGCGCCTTTTTGATACGGTCTAAGGCTGTCGTCTCGAGGATAAAACAGGGCTGATTCGGCAGAGGTTTTGAGCCTATGTCTCCAGACCACAAGTTGAGGTTCACCTGCCTGACTGTATGCATTCTTTGTGGATCGACCAGAAGGCACCCAACAAGTTGGCCATTCTCCCGTCTCGAGTAATGAAACGACATGCGCGTTGAGGCATGATGAAGAACAACACTCTCCATCCTCTGCGATGGGTGAAGCGGATGGTATGGTCTATATACCCCCTCCGGAAACGTTCCCCATCGACAATGGCTCTCGTATGTGGATTGGGGGTCGGCAGTTTGGTCTGTATCCCATGGCGTTCCCGCGcgaatcttcttctccatttTCCAACCTTCAGACTTTTGCAGGGCTGGTTCTGACCAGCTGACAAAGAAACTACCGGTAGATCTGTCCTGGTGGAAGCCCATTTTGTGTCCTGAGCCGCGTCCAAGATGGGCTGTGAAGAACTCTGGGGGCAGGTACAACCCCATATCTGCCAAACGCGTTGCCTGAAGGTCGCTATGAGCTTCCACGAGGTATATCAGATCGTAATCTTGAGAGGGTTCCAGGGCTTCGTcagggttgggtttggtcTGTGACAAGTCGACGGCGGTGAAACTGGTCTTTCCATCATTTTGGATTTGAAGTCGCAGACATCTGGAGGTGGCTTCCGAAGGTTCTGAGGGTTTGGCGGGCTCCCGGCCGATAACGGGATCACCCAGCAATCTCACCGAGTCAAGCGACGAGGTCCTTCTTTTGAGCATTCTGACTTAATCGATGCTTCCTGGATTTCAGACATTAAGGATCATGGGAACTTGCTTTGTGACAAATGCGGCTGACCTCTATTGCCCCTTGATACTCTCCCCTGTCCCACGACTGTTCTCAGCCGCACGCGGGGTCGTCGTGCTCATGGAGATCATCTTCAAACTGTTGGCACGCCTCTCCGGGCGAAGACAATAATGTTTGTCGAGGACACTCCCCTCTTTCCTACGGTTTCCTCGGTTGCCGTCTGACGGGATTAGGATTCAATGTGATACCCGTGGGTACATGGCAAAGCGTAAGTTGGGACTGGCGGGCCGTTCAACGTGCCTTCAAGATTTGGCATGCACACCCCTAACCCTTGGCCAACGAAGTGTGGCTGGAGGTGGTCCGCGCACCAGCACTTCAGCGCGTGtctgccttcttctcaagctGGGATAAGTGTTTATCCACCAAATGTCCCCAACTATCGCCGGGCACGATAACGTCTTGGGCCCCAATTGGTTTCTTTCTGTCGACAAGTCACATGAGGGGTCTCTGGGGCAATAGTATTGGATCGCCTTACACACCACCACTTGCTGGCAGGATGCCTTGACCACTTCATGTGGTGCTAGGTAAGGCAATCAGCCCTTCCCTAGGGTTCATATGACTCGGGGATTATCATGGATTTGAATAAGGTATATCCTCACACTTTCCTTGGCCGGCGCACGCGGAATGCTGACGCTTTTTTTGTTCTAAAGAAGCATTACACCGCATGCGAGCTGTTTGGTTGCTTCCCTTTCAAGTCCATTGATGCTGGGGATCATGGCATCACAGCCCTCTTGTTGGGGCATATTCCCCACACCAGCCAACAATGAGCTCACCAGACACACTATCTACCATGATCTTAACCCAGCCTGCCAGGAAATCCGCCTGCTCAGAGTTCATCTTGAGGAAAAAGATGGCTTTATCCGGTGTGAGCTCCTACCAGCAGCTAGTCTGTCCAACATCAGAGGGCAGTACACGGCAATATCCTACTGCGCGGGAGACCCTAGGAGAACCAAAAAAATATTCGTCAACGGCATCCCGTTCAATGTCTTTGAGAATCTTGCCCATGTCTTGGAAATGACAAGGAACTTCTGGACCAAGACATTTCCCGATAAGGAGTGCATAATCTGGGCCGACCAAATCTGCATTAACCAGTTCAACCTTGCTGAGCGCTCACACCAGGTCGGTTTCATGAGGGGTATTTACTCTTCAGCGGCGCAGACCTTGATATGcctttccaccaccgacgTTGACCCTCGTGGAGTTGAGTGGCTGGTGAAGCTACACCAAAGTGTCGATCCTGATGGCGACTTCTACCAGTACTACTTCCACCTTGAGTACTACCTCCGAACCAATCTGGCCAACAAGCAATTTGCCGACGATTGGTTTGCATTTTACGATGTCTTCAACAGCCCATGGTGGATGCGAACTTGGGTCTATCAAGAGTTTATTtcatcctccaacatctATTTTTTGTATGGCAAATCATCTGTTCCCTGGAAAAGACTGTCAGAGGTACTCCCGACACTTCAAAAATACAGCCACTTCCCCTACTTTGGCCTGACTATTACTGAACGCCAAGCACAAGTCGCAGACACAACGAACATTGTCAACTTTTTCGTAATCAGTAAACTTCGGTTTGATCGGGTTGGGCCATTCGACTTGATGGATCTGCTTTCTCAATCTCGACATCTTCAGAGCAGCGATAGCCGCGACGGGATCTATGCtttccttggtcttgttcgTGAGAGCTACGGGATCATTCCAGACTATTCCCCTGAGAACACTATGGAACGGCTTTTGGTGGATATTGCAACGCGGATTGTTTTGCAAGACAAAACATTGGATATTCTCTCAGATGCGAGCAGGGTGAGAGGAGAGCTGTCGCCACGACTTCCCTCTTGGGTTCCAGATTGGACCACAAAGACTTGTGTCAGCCTTATTCCAAGAACCATCCGAGATACAAGTGACGGATCAGTCGCTTTATTTCCTCGAATCGTTCAATCAGGGAAGCTAGAACTTCAAGGTTTCCATATCGGTGTTTTCAGAAAGGGAAAGCTTGGGTGGTACTTCCCCAACAGTCGGGACAGATTTCgtcatgatggtgaaggtCGCGAGGAGTTGTGGGATATTGTCGGGGCTGGAGGTCCATTTGTTTTGCGTCACGTGGGGAATCAGTATCATCTTGTCAGGGAAGCACAGAGAAATAAACCTGCTGGATATAATAGCGTGGAGGATGCTGTTCAGAGACATGGATTGCAAGCGCAGACAGTGGTACTCTCTTAAGATACTTAGTTTCTGTTGCCTTTGTTGTTTATCACTGTCAGGTTAGGTACCAGACCTAGCACCTACTGTATTCTTCGACGGGAATATTGATATCAGGTATCACACCAGCGTCACAGGAACCGAGTACCTCTGCCACCTGTTCCCCAACGGTGCGAAGAACAAGCAAGGCCTGCGAAACAGCTGGCACATTCATATTGGAACACTCGAAGTCTTGTACCACTTCCCTTCTTTAAGGTAGACTACGCAAACTACTATATCCCTTTTGGTAATGAACTGTAGCCCGGGTAGTTTACTCCAGCTACGACGTTGTATTGGCTGCATGATAGCATTTTATAGACTTATAACGATTGGCAGCTGAGATACGAATGCaacctaggtacctagcaTAATGTAACTCTGATacccttctttttttaccTCTGCACCTTTGCACTCTGCCCTGCCACTCCAGAGCTGGCTTGATGCAATTGCGCTCGGCATGTTGCCTGAATCGGGCCTTTGAAATGCCTTGAAGTTTGTAAGACTGGAAGTTGTGATGACATGGTACCCAGTTGATAGGCATTAATGCCTCATAGTCAACGATATCTATTCCATGCACGATGTTCTAATCACCAGAATAAAGGAGACTGATCAGCCTATTCCAACCCTAGGTATTCCCTCATTCATCAGTCTCCAGGGTAATATCACAAAAACATTTGCCCTTGGAAGGTCATCCTCTAAGCGCAAGCAAGATATGAGGATCCGCGCCCATGCATTGCTCAGCAGCATGTTCACGACCAAACTTCGAGTTAGGACGAACGTTGCAGCATGCTACAAACCCATACCTCTCAGGACTGGATTCTTGCTTATCATGGCACTGTAGTACGTTCACTCCCTGACTGAATGTACCTATCTTACAGCTGACAACGACTGGGAAGTATCTGCTGTCTTCTCGCTCTCGTGGAAACAGCTCTTCAAAAGTTTTCCATCTCTCATGATCGACGAACCGTGCCCAATGACACCGCCTCTTTCGGGTACGGGTCTTTTGTCAGCGCTCCGCTTATCCCGCCGCGACAAACAACGCGTGCCATATATGCTCTATTAGATCTACAACCAAGATGGACACTTGCAAAAGGATTAAGAGCCGCCAACACCACGGCCAATGGTACAGTCCCCAATCCCTCAACAATCGCACCCAGTTCAACATCTCTGGTCGTCAACCCAACACCTACAGAGTCAGGTCCACCAGCCTGGATGGAGGCACTAGAAGGGCCATTTCGATCTGCTGGGCGGAACGCCTACTTTTGGGATGAAAGTGTGTCGTCAGGAAACAATACGAAAGAAATATTTACAGAAAGGAGCCAACTCAATGGTCGAGCACCCATTCCACCCCTCGACAATTGGGGCCGGCTACTGGGCCCACGTCACAGCTTTCGCTTTTTGGTTACGGCAGGGGACTATATCAGCCCCGATGCAAGCTCTTTTCGTAACCTTCTGGCCATATGGCACGACCCCTTGGACTCCCAAGCTAGCCTCGCAGTCTTGAGACGTGATCTAGGCCTTATTGACGAGACATACGAAACCCCAGGAAAGGACGGGTCAGACTACCTCAGGAATCCCCCTCAGTCCTGCACAGTGGTGTGCAGTGGGTCAGCACTTATCTTTTTGGACCAGACTTGTTGGTTGTCGTGGTATATCACCTCATTGATGTGGACTTATACCTGTACAGACACTGTGCAGTTCCAAAACACGCATTGTTTTAGCTTGGTTGCAGACTTCAACAATGGACACAAAGATCAGCCATGCAGCAGTCCGGATCCCAGTGGTTTGGAAGGAGATGAAGCGCAGAGCTTAGTATTTGAGTCAAATCGTCATGAAGAACAAGACAACAAGAGCAGTACTGCTCCTGATACAGTCCAAAGAACAACCTTTGCATCATTGAtgacctcttcatcctctgcAACTTTTACATCATCGGTAGCCTTTTCATCGTCACCAGCTTTTTCATCGTCAATAAGCTTTCCATCGTCAGCAActttctcatcaacaacttTTTCATCAACTttttcatcaacaaccttttcatcatcaccagccgtttcgtcatcatcagcagcattGCTGACCTTTCAGCCGCCCATGacaatcatcaccagcatTACTCATAGCGGTTTCAGCCATGGCTCCTTCAGCACATTGACCGAAAGTAATAGTCAAACCGACAACACGGTTAGCCAGCCCACAATACAAACATCGACTTCATCACCAGACAAGAATAGCATTAAACCGTCAAAATCTCAACCAGAGGAGTTCACAGACATTGGTAGTGACCATATTGGTACAACCGTGGAAAGCAAAGGTACAAGTAGGATCAACCCCGATAGTATAACATCGACCAGGCGCAGTCTCGAGGCAAGCGACCAGTCAACAACTCCCTCTAAGAGTTTCGCGGCCACTACCTCTACTTCCCAGGTCACACAAGAATCAGGGGTTCGGGATAGCCTTTCAAGGATCAgcgaaacaaaacaaacaacaacaccacactTCAATGCGTCCCAAACTACGACGCCAACAACCCTATATGCTGACTCTCTACCGATAACATTATTGCAAATAAAAAGCTTATCATATCCAGATGCGACACAATTCCGACAATTGGTTGGGTCTCAATCAAGTCAAAAACATCATGATAAGACAATCAGCGGTGCTTGGCAATCAACAACATTTCCTAGCATGGACAAACCCAATAGTGCAGGCCAATCACCAGTTTCAGACACGAAAACGAGGCCCCCAGCCGTAAAACCACCCAAAGAGCCTAATATGAGCGATAGGTCAACCCGCTCTTTAATTGTCACAACAGAAGCTTCCCACAGTCTTGATTCTCTCGAGGACGTCGCCAGCCTAGCTCTGGCACAAAAGGCAACAGTCAGCCAACCTACAGGCTCGGTGAATGGAACAAGGATAATCACTGCATTACAGTCGCACAAAGAAGCCATCAACCTGTCCACAACGACTTCTTTTCCTACGGATGTCAGGACTTTGGCCGCGATAGCCATCCCTACTTCCGTCACAGACCTACATTCTTCGCCATCGACAAGTCATAACCCAACAGAAACAGTCAGTTCGGTGATAGGCGGAGCACAAATACCGCCTCTTTTTCACCCTGTTTCATTGGGAGACTATTTCCTAGCTGCATACGTGCCTGTAATGATCACGTTGCCCTTGGCAGCTTTGGCACAAATATTGAGCATGGAGGTCAAAGCACTTGCTCCCTTCCACGCACTCAGTAGACCGATGGGTGCGGCAGCTACAGACTCCCTGTGCCTCCCCACAGGTGGCTTTCCGGGGATCTATAAAAGCATTTGCCTTTGCTTCCGGCGTCAAGGTCGACAGCCCTTATTATTTCTGGTCGATCTGCTTGTCTGGACCACGGCCATCATTGCCTCGCTCTCTAGCGAGGCCTTCGGCATCAAGCTCCATGGCAAATGCAAACACGACGATTTCAGAGGATGCTACATGGGAATCGCAGTATTCGGCACTCAAAGCCGAATCATTCAGAGTCTCCTGGGCTTCGCCTTGTGTCTTATTCTGCTAATTATGTATCGGCTCCGAAACTGGCAAACTGGCATTGATGTGCCCCATGGTCGAAGTGTCGCAGCCATATCTATGCTCGTTACTGAAGCATGCACACGCAGAGTCTTGCAGCACCTCAGGCCCGATTCCCACACCGGAAGACTCAGTAACAAGGAAATGGCACGCCAGCTTGAAGGGTACATCTTTAAATTAGCACCCATCTCATCACACCTGACTGGTTACAAGAAGCTTGTTTCGTCAAGGCCCACACAAGCATTACGCAAACCCAAACCACAAAAGACACCAACTGCACGCCGCTCCAGAATCACGGAATTCGTTGACCACCTTCCACAAGGCTTTCTCCTTCAattcctcgtcatcctcggtACACTCAGCTTCATAATTCTGATAATATGCTATGAAACAATTACGGGAGCCGATTCTCCGTTTGAGCACTTCATGAACTCTCAGGGCTTCGGTGTGAAGCTCCTTTTTGCAGGACTGGGTGTAGTGATATCTCTCTTTTGGGATGATTATTTCGCGCGTGAGTTGTCTCTGGCATTTCTAACCCAGCAGTTGAACCCAAGCTAACCCATCATCCCGACAAACAAGAGGTTGCACTCAAAGAGCCAGACCGCCAATTCAACCGCTGGCCGCGCCCTGCCAAAACCTCTTCCGTTTTCCTAGTCTCCCCACCGACCACTGCCTTTGCCGCCCTGACTCCTGCTACCCTTCACAGACGCCAGTTTTTTCTCATGTGGGTTGCCTTTGTCACCGTTCTGTCAAAGATCACGCCATTATTGCTATCCAACATCCCATTCAGCCCCTGGCTCACCTGGGAGACACATCGTGTCTGTACTTGGACCGCGGTTGGGATCTTGACAACAATGATCTTCACATTGGGGTACGGTCTTATACTTGTCAGGTACTCCCGATGGCCGTCGCATCCAGGAAGACTCGGTGGCATCATCTACTACCTGTTGACAATGCCGTCTAACAGCAATGGAAGAACACCGATTTTACGGTTTCTTGATAATGGAATGGCACCAGGAAACCATGTGGAGGATATTGAACTTGGAAATATCCAAAGTGGTTGAAGCTAGAAGCTACCTATACTATATCCTAGAAACAATCCAACTCATCATGATGGACATTACCCAGACCTCCTCGGAGTAACATCAACTCCCACTAAATCACCAGCCCTATACTCTTCAAGAACCTTCATAAAGGACAAGATGCCCTCCGACCAAATACCCATCCTAGcactcttcatcatctcggCAGGATCCTGATTTGGCTTGTTGAACTCGCCCTCCGAAGTGGTATAACCTGGCGTGCACACGCTAAGTGCAGCAAGATTGGCAGCTCGCTTGACGGCTTCCATCGCCCAGCCCTCTTCAGCCTCTACTGTCGGGTCAATCACGGCGAGTCCCCCAACCTtttcctcggccttcttgatgaagtGAGTCATGTGTTCAGCCGCAATATCCAACGTCTCAGTGTTGTTAGGAGACTGCCCAAACTGAGCAGTCGGCCCAAAGAAAAGGTTAGGAAACCCGCGGCTGATAACACCATGGAGAGTCGAAGCTCCCTGAGCATCCCACTTGTCGTCGAACGACTTTCCACCACGGCCGAAAACATTGATTCCCGTCCGTTTCGCAGGGTTGAGACCACCATACGCAGGAGACCGATACCCAGTGCTGAGAACGAGGATGTCGAGCGGATACTCCTTCCCTTGCACGACCAGCCCTGTGCTAGTAGCAGAGTCGATACCCTTTCCGTCTGTGTCAACCAAGTGAACGTGAGGGAGGTTGAATGCCTGCAGGTACTCATCACTGAAAGTTGGACGCTTGCACCAAACAGGGTACCAAGGCTTGAGCGCCTTTGCTGTCTCCGGGTCCTTGACGATCTCATCAATGCGAGCACGAGCCTTTTCAGCACGTGGCAGGTCCAACATCAAGAGGCCCCCAACATGCTCGCCAATCTTCTCTGGAGTAGGCTCGATGATCCCAAAGTTGGGAGAGCCAATGATAGCACAATAGGCAGGCGCCTCGGTCCATCCACAGCCCACCATGTTGACTTGCTCCGGGGGTGCGCAGTTGTTAAGGTAAGTGACCCAGTTATAGCGGCGCTCGCGTTGCCATCCTTTTTTGTTGGCGATCTTTGTTTTCCTTTGTAACTGTTAGCCCGATTTCGAAGTCTCCCccaacaagatcaaagagCTGTACTTGCCATTCCTCAAGATCCGTTTCCTTCTGACCACGCCAACTCACCGACGAAGGCGTCCGCTGGAAAACATACACCTCCTTCGCAAACTTTGCCAGCTTTGGCACAACCTGAATAGCCGTCGCACCAGTCCCGATAATCCCCACCCTTTTCCCTTCCAATCCGGTCAAATTCTGGTCCTCCTGCGAGCCACCCGTAGTCCCATAATCCCAGCGAGATGTATGGAACATCGACCCCCCAAGGTTCTCCAGTCCCGGTACCTTGGGAACATGAGGAATCGTCAAAACACCCGACAAAACAAAGAAATAATTCGCCTGGATATTCAGCTtcctttctccctcctctggcCCCCTGTTTTCCGTCACAGCCACATTccacacctcctcctcatcactccaCCTGCAATCCGTCACCTCCGACCTGAAAAGCGCCTTGTCATGGAGATCCCACTTTGTGGCAATCCTCTCAGCATGCTCACGCAGCTCAAGTCCCGTAGCGTATTTTTGCTTAGGAACATACCCCGTCTCTTCCAACAGCGGCATGTAGATATAACTCTCCACATCACAGTGCAGACCAGGATAGCGGTTCCAATACCAAGTACCaccatatccaccaccggcctcaATGATACGGAGATCATCAGGACCGTTGACGAGACCAGCTTCGATAAGCTTGACAGCGGCGATGAGACCGCCGTAGCCGCCTCCCAGGATGACGAATTTGTACCTCCCGCCATCCTTGACAGC from Podospora pseudoanserina strain CBS 124.78 chromosome 2, whole genome shotgun sequence includes the following:
- a CDS encoding hypothetical protein (EggNog:ENOG503NWC0; COG:E), giving the protein MATSEVLPSADSTNGSDRAPPDMAAMQAKFASIQQKYTEEASKRFRSDGLAQYVDLQDAKDARIHSLGKDPWVDHAVLNAKTPAVKDGGRYKFVILGGGYGGLIAAVKLIEAGLVNGPDDLRIIEAGGGYGGTWYWNRYPGLHCDVESYIYMPLLEETGYVPKQKYATGLELREHAERIATKWDLHDKALFRSEVTDCRWSDEEEVWNVAVTENRGPEEGERKLNIQANYFFVLSGVLTIPHVPKVPGLENLGGSMFHTSRWDYGTTGGSQEDQNLTGLEGKRVGIIGTGATAIQVVPKLAKFAKEVYVFQRTPSSVSWRGQKETDLEEWQIANKKGWQRERRYNWVTYLNNCAPPEQVNMVGCGWTEAPAYCAIIGSPNFGIIEPTPEKIGEHVGGLLMLDLPRAEKARARIDEIVKDPETAKALKPWYPVWCKRPTFSDEYLQAFNLPHVHLVDTDGKGIDSATSTGLVVQGKEYPLDILVLSTGYRSPAYGGLNPAKRTGINVFGRGGKSFDDKWDAQGASTLHGVISRGFPNLFFGPTAQFGQSPNNTETLDIAAEHMTHFIKKAEEKVGGLAVIDPTVEAEEGWAMEAVKRAANLAALSVCTPGYTTSEGEFNKPNQDPAEMMKSARMGIWSEGILSFMKVLEEYRAGDLVGVDVTPRRSG
- a CDS encoding hypothetical protein (EggNog:ENOG503P4NS; COG:S) — protein: MWTYTCTDTVQFQNTHCFSLVADFNNGHKDQPCSSPDPSGLEGDEAQSLVFESNRHEEQDNKSSTAPDTVQRTTFASLMTSSSSATFTSSVAFSSSPAFSSSISFPSSATFSSTTFSSSPAVSSSSAALLTFQPPMTIITSITHSGFSHGSFSTLTESNSQTDNTVSQPTIQTSTSSPDKNSIKPSKSQPEEFTDIGSDHIGTTVESKGTSRINPDSITSTRRSLEASDQSTTPSKSFAATTSTSQVTQESGVRDSLSRISETKQTTTPHFNASQTTTPTTLYADSLPITLLQIKSLSYPDATQFRQLVGSQSSQKHHDKTISGAWQSTTFPSMDKPNSAGQSPVSDTKTRPPAVKPPKEPNMSDRSTRSLIVTTEASHSLDSLEDVASLALAQKATVSQPTGSVNGTRIITALQSHKEAINLSTTTSFPTDVRTLAAIAIPTSVTDLHSSPSTSHNPTETVSSVIGGAQIPPLFHPVSLGDYFLAAYVPVMITLPLAALAQILSMEVKALAPFHALSRPMGAAATDSLCLPTGGFPGIYKSICLCFRRQGRQPLLFLVDLLVWTTAIIASLSSEAFGIKLHGKCKHDDFRGCYMGIAVFGTQSRIIQSLLGFALCLILLIMYRLRNWQTGIDVPHGRSVAAISMLVTEACTRRVLQHLRPDSHTGRLSNKEMARQLEGYIFKLAPISSHLTGYKKLVSSRPTQALRKPKPQKTPTARRSRITEFVDHLPQGFLLQFLVILGTLSFIILIICYETITGADSPFEHFMNSQGFGVKLLFAGLGVVISLFWDDYFAQVALKEPDRQFNRWPRPAKTSSVFLVSPPTTAFAALTPATLHRRQFFLMWVAFVTVLSKITPLLLSNIPFSPWLTWETHRVCTWTAVGILTTMIFTLGYGLILVRYSRWPSHPGRLGGIIYYLLTMPSNSNGRTPILRFLDNGMAPGNHVEDIELGNIQSG